From the genome of Pirellulaceae bacterium:
ACTAACTTTGCCGCTGCGTATAGCTTGGAACAAATCGCCGTTGGGCACTAGACACAACCGCTCGTCCCACGGGTTGTACCGCGGACTGAAATGCTTTTCGACATCGTAGTCCGCCCCTAGCTCTTTGCGCACCCGCTTGAGCAGTAGTTTGCGGGCCTTATCCGGAGATCGACGACTCCAATTGTAGATCACCTGCTGCAAAAACACATTCTTCCAGCGTGTTACGGCGTAAGCCCACTTCTCTGGAAGTACTCGGCGCAGGCCATTGTTAATCAGATCTCGATCGGGCATGGCGATGACGTAAGTTGGCGAGCGCTGGAGCATGGTTACATGCCGGGCTTTGGAGGCCATGGACGGCACGAGCGTCATCGCAGTGGCTCCCGAACCAATTACCACCACCCGCTGATCCGTGTAGTCCAAGCCTTCCGGCCATTGCTGCGGCTGCACTACCGGACCTTGAAACTGCTCGATACCCGGCAGAGCGGGTACGTAACCTGAACGATAGCTGTAGTACCCGGAGCAGCCCAGTAGAAAACTGGTGGTATAGGTTCGCAACTGATGATCGCTGCCACACTGCACCGTAACCGTCCAGCGGGCGTCGCTGCTGGACCAAGCTGCCTTAACGACTTTGTGCTCTAGTCGTATATGTCGCTGAATGTCATTCTCGGTAGCCGTCTCTTGGATGTAATTCAGGATTGCTGGGCCATCAGCAATCGCTTTGGCAGCTTTCCATGGCTTGAAGTTGTAGCCCAGCGTATGCATGTCGCTATCGGAGCGAATTCCAGGGTAGCGAAACAAATCCCAAGTGCCACCGATCGTACTGCGGGCTTCCAACAGCACAAATCGTTTGGAGGGACAGTGCAGTTGCAGGTGCCGGGCGGCACCGATGCCGGACAAGCCCGCACCGATAATGATTACATCAAAGTGTTCCGCTGACTGATTCACCATTACCTCGATAGGGCACTTAGTCGATAGATCATGCTCAAAAGCTACCGCGCGAACTAAGTCGCACAAGCGCATGCACTTCCAGAAATTGTCATTTCTTCGGTGGCAAAATGACTCGGCCTTGGACGCCCACATCCAACCGGAAAACCGCACCCGGTTTGCCATCGGCTCCAATACTGCCCGTGACAAACAGTTGGTCGTGATTGGGGCCGCCGAAAGCGACGTTGCTGGTAAGCTGATTGCCGCCGTCGTACTGTCGTATCAGTTTGCCGGCCGGGTCTAACACCTGCACCTGCTTCATACCGTAGTGCGCAACATACAGGTTGCCTTGAGCATCCAGACACATGCCATCGGGTTGATTGTCTTCCCATTTACCGCTGGCGCTGGTCGGCAGTTGCGCGAAAACACGCATTGGGCCAACTTTTCCCGGCGCAATCACCGGATACTCCAGCACACGATTCAATTGGCTTTCACCCACCAACAGCCGCTGGCCGTCCTGTGTCAGCACGATTCCGTTAGGGAAAGCCAACCCCGATGCCACCAGATGTGTTATGCCCGCAGCGTCCACAAAGTGAATGGTGCCGATCGGATTATCCTTGCCGGACTCGCCGGGGTCCGTGAAATAAAAGCCGCCTGCCGGGTCCAATGTCAAATCGTTGGGACCGCGCAGCGCCACACCGTTGCACTGCGTGGATGCGGCTGCGAGCGGTACCCCCGCCGCATCTAACCGCAGCACCGCGTGTTGACTGGCATCACATACCAAGTGCGTCCCATCGGCTAAAATCTTGTGTCCGTTAGGCGCACCGGTAACTGCAAATGTCTGGTTCTGGCCATCGACACGAAACTGGGTAATCGTCTTACCCCACGAGATGTAACCCCGTCCACCATGATCGAAGACGACTCCTTCGCAATAGCTCGCTACTTCAAACAGGTTGACAGGCTTTACCGCGTCGCTGGCCGGCAATTCTTGGCCGACGATCATCGGCACGCTCGGCCAACTGCAAAGCAGTAGCACCAGCCCCACGAAAACTCTCAAGCAATTCATAATTAACGACCCATTTTCAAGTGTGTGACGATCACTCGGTTCAAGGAAGCATTCTATCCGAAGTGCATGGGTCCAGCGATCAACCCCAGGGCGAAAGTAAGCAGATAAACAAGGAGCAATTACTACTCACTCGTAGTGGTGGGACCAGCGGGGCCGATGACAAACGATTCAGCAAGACCAAAGAAAACGGACTGAAACTAAGATCGCTCACATAAAAAAGGGCCAGCCCCGCGCCGGCCCACCACTTACCAGTGCATAATTTATGCGTCAGCAACGCTACAGCATCACACGGCCATGAGTGCTACAATGAACTGCATTCTAGCGATAAAGGCTGCTCATGTTTCAAACGTGGAATTCGATCGCGCTGTGGAAGCGAGTCTTGGCTGGGCTGGTTGTGGGACTGGTCGTGGGTTTGTGCCTGCGATACTCGTTGCCCGCTGAGCGCAGTTCGACCATCGCCGATGTTTGGCTGCGTCCGTGGGGCGATGGCTTTGTACGACTGATTCAGATGCTGGTCGTGCCGCTGATCTTCACGACGCTCGTCTCTGGCGTGGCCGCTATGGGCGACCCCAAAAAACTGGGCTCATTGGGCTCGCAAACCATTGCGCTGTATTTGCTGACCACCGTATTTGCTGTCAGCCTTGGACTGGCGATGGGCAATCTGCTTCGTCCCGGCGTAGGCGTCGACTATAGCTCGGCCAGCCAAAGTGATGTTGAAAATGTCCAAGACACGCTCAAAATCGCCGAGAGTGCAGGCGGCATTGCTCAGCGACTACTAGCGATCATTCCTAGCAATCCGGTTCAATCCTTGGCGCAGGCGGATGTGCTGCAAATCATCTTCTTCGCCCTGCTGGTTGGTTTAGGCATCGTCTTAACCGGTCGCCCCGCTGAGCCGGCGAAGTTGTTTTTCGATGCGGCGGCTGAGGTTGTGATGCGCATCACCCTAATGGTCATGGAGCTAGCTCCGCTGGGCGTCATGGCGCTGATGGCTTGGGTCATGGCCAGTAAAGGCGTTGGCGTGCTGTACAACCTGTTTTGGCTGGCAGCGGCGCTCTATTTGGCCTGCGCGTTTCAAATCCTGGTCGTCTATGGCCTGCTCTTAATCAAGCTGACCGCGCGGCTGCCGATGTTGGCCTTCTTTCGAGGTATCGTGGATGTCCAGGGCGTAGCCTACTCGACCTCATCTTCCAACGCCACTTTGCCGGTTAGTATCTCTTGTGCCGAGAAGAATCTAGGCATCGACAAGTCGATCGCCGGCTCGGTGCTGCCGCTAGGCGCAACGATCAACATGGACGGAACGTCGTGTTATCTGGGACTGATCGCGCTGTTCGCCGCGCAAGCCACCGGCATAGAACTTAGCTGGTCGCAATACCTCGGCGTAGCGCTGACCGCCACAGCGGCATCCATTGGTACCGCCGGCATCCCCTCGGCCAGCCTGCTATTGGCTGCTTCGGTATTGAGCGTCGTGGGCATCACTCACGAGCAAGCGCTGATCGTCATCGCCTTTATCTTCCCCTTTGATCGCCTGTTGGACATGATGCGCACGTTAACCAACGTTACTGGCGACATGGCCTGCGCCAGCGTAGTTGCCAAATGGAACGGCGGATTAGATGAAGATGTCTTCCGGTCAGCCAACGACACATAGCTGGCGCTGATTAAGCGCCATAGCGTGTCTCAGCCCGCTGGTAGCGTAGCGCGTTGTCAATTCAACGTCCAGGCCGGCCACAGACCTAGTGACAATAAGTCATTGACCTTGCAACTGGCGGCTGCCTCGATTGCTGCACACTTCTGGCTATTCAAACGCCAGACGATGCTGGGATAGTAATGTTGGACAATTGCACAGACACGTTGTTGCGCATGGCAGTGATATTCGCAAACGCAATGACGCCATTTTTGTCGATGTCGCAATCGCCGGCGGGGCCGACAATTCGGGACATCCCGCCAGAAGTGCTAGGCTGGCTTTTGATTCATACGCATCTTGACTAAAGCTTGCCGCTAGAATTCTGCCAAGGCTATCCATTGCCAAGCTGCGAGCTTCCGCCCGATAGCCCCCGATAGCCAGAGTCACATTGCCTCCGTTGCCGAAATCTTCGTCAAGTGAACCATCGTTGTTGTAACGGGCAAGTGCGAAGGCTAGCACAGACTCATCTTCGGTCAGGGCGGAGCCTGCAACTAAGGTTTTATTGTCGCCTGTAAGAACCAGAGTAAAGATATGACTGTATTCATAATAGCTAGAAGGGTTGAATCGTGTGATAACTTTTCCATTGGTGCCGAAGCTAGAATCCAGCGATCCGTCAGCATTGTAGCGCGCCAATGTAAACGCATTGCTAAAAAATTCTGGATGTCTAATTGCGAATAACCAGCCGCGATGATCTTGCCGTCCGATGAGAGAGTCATGCTGCGGGCTTCCGCCCAGCCATCGCCAAAACGTTTGACTGAATTGTCGCAGGAGCGATCACACGATGACAAGTAGCAGTCGAAAGCGGTTGTTGTTCGCTTCTACTGACCATCATCCGAACATCCGGCGTATTCAGCTCGTTAATCCGCCGGTGTAACACGCCAGAGCATTGTGGAAAGCCAGGGCGTGTTGTACACGCCCTGCTGGTGTTAGATTCGTGCTAATTGGGAAACACAAATCCCAAGTGCAATTCAAAATGGCGACACTGCAATTGGTGATGGTCGTCGTAGCTCATGTTGCCAAAAAATGGATGGGGAGGGAACTGCTGGACGCTCATGAAATGGTTGTAGGCCCGTTCCAAGTGCTGAAAACCGGCCTCAACTGTTACGTCGTCTTCCGGCCAAAAATAGGCTTGCGCCTGCTTGGGCAACTTGAAGCCAGGCCGGGGTTGCGAATGAATGACTTTGCTGCGTACAAGTCTTCCAAACAATTTGCCATACCAGGGAATGGCAGGAGGCGGCGCTGCGCCTGAAGCTGCGTCGAGCGTTCGCGCTAAGTGCTCCATAATCTGGCCGAATGCATAGTGGCCCGATGTGGTTACTTTCAGGCTGGACAGCCGGCGAGCTTCCTCGACAGCCTCGGGCAACGTGTCGAAATGAATCTGACGAAATGAGCGGGCCATGATGGACTTGCTTTTAATCAACTAGCCACTCGCAGCGCGTCGATGACTCGGTCGGTAATTGCCGTAGTTCCCAGGCAGGTAGCACCAGCTGGGGCGATGTCCGCAGTGCGATGCCCAGCCGCTAATACACTGCGCACTGCTGATTCAATACCCGCCGCTTCGCTCTCCAGCCCGCAAGAGTGGCGGAGCATCATAGCGGTCGCCAGAATGGTAGCCAGCGGATTGGCAATGCCTTTGCCAGCAATATCGGGAGCGCTACCGTGAATCGGTTCATACAATCCCGGGCCACCACTGCCGATCGACGCGCTGGGTAACATGCCCAGCGATCCGGGCAGCATGGAGGCTTCGTCAGTTAATATGTCTCCAAACATATTGCTGGTCACCACGACATCAAAATTACGGGGCTTGCTGATCAGATGCATAGCCATGGCATCTACCAATACCACATCGTATTGCAAATCGGGATATTCTTCCTTGGCCAATCGAGCGCACACGCGGCGCCACAGTCGACTAGCTTCCAGAACATTTGCCTTGTCGACCATCGTCAGCTTCTGGCGACGCCCACGAGCCGCATTGGCGGCCAGACGAAAAATGCGTTCGACTTCGTAGGTGTCGTAGACCATGGTACTGATAGCACGCTGGCCACCGTCGGG
Proteins encoded in this window:
- a CDS encoding NAD(P)/FAD-dependent oxidoreductase; the protein is MVNQSAEHFDVIIIGAGLSGIGAARHLQLHCPSKRFVLLEARSTIGGTWDLFRYPGIRSDSDMHTLGYNFKPWKAAKAIADGPAILNYIQETATENDIQRHIRLEHKVVKAAWSSSDARWTVTVQCGSDHQLRTYTTSFLLGCSGYYSYRSGYVPALPGIEQFQGPVVQPQQWPEGLDYTDQRVVVIGSGATAMTLVPSMASKARHVTMLQRSPTYVIAMPDRDLINNGLRRVLPEKWAYAVTRWKNVFLQQVIYNWSRRSPDKARKLLLKRVRKELGADYDVEKHFSPRYNPWDERLCLVPNGDLFQAIRSGKVSVVTDQIESITPTGVALRSGQHLDADILILATGLNLVVAGEAEVEVDGRRVNFPDTWSYKGMMYTGLPNLATVFGYVNASWTLRADLIAEFVCRLINHMDQTGTQIVEPCLRPEDADMQPRPWIEGFTPGYIQRAVHLLPKQGDREPWINPQNYRKDKKMFHSGSLEDGVLQFRNPSGQNGSRQ
- a CDS encoding SMP-30/gluconolactonase/LRE family protein, encoding MNCLRVFVGLVLLLCSWPSVPMIVGQELPASDAVKPVNLFEVASYCEGVVFDHGGRGYISWGKTITQFRVDGQNQTFAVTGAPNGHKILADGTHLVCDASQHAVLRLDAAGVPLAAASTQCNGVALRGPNDLTLDPAGGFYFTDPGESGKDNPIGTIHFVDAAGITHLVASGLAFPNGIVLTQDGQRLLVGESQLNRVLEYPVIAPGKVGPMRVFAQLPTSASGKWEDNQPDGMCLDAQGNLYVAHYGMKQVQVLDPAGKLIRQYDGGNQLTSNVAFGGPNHDQLFVTGSIGADGKPGAVFRLDVGVQGRVILPPKK
- a CDS encoding dicarboxylate/amino acid:cation symporter; amino-acid sequence: MFQTWNSIALWKRVLAGLVVGLVVGLCLRYSLPAERSSTIADVWLRPWGDGFVRLIQMLVVPLIFTTLVSGVAAMGDPKKLGSLGSQTIALYLLTTVFAVSLGLAMGNLLRPGVGVDYSSASQSDVENVQDTLKIAESAGGIAQRLLAIIPSNPVQSLAQADVLQIIFFALLVGLGIVLTGRPAEPAKLFFDAAAEVVMRITLMVMELAPLGVMALMAWVMASKGVGVLYNLFWLAAALYLACAFQILVVYGLLLIKLTARLPMLAFFRGIVDVQGVAYSTSSSNATLPVSISCAEKNLGIDKSIAGSVLPLGATINMDGTSCYLGLIALFAAQATGIELSWSQYLGVALTATAASIGTAGIPSASLLLAASVLSVVGITHEQALIVIAFIFPFDRLLDMMRTLTNVTGDMACASVVAKWNGGLDEDVFRSANDT
- a CDS encoding DUF1569 domain-containing protein; the encoded protein is MARSFRQIHFDTLPEAVEEARRLSSLKVTTSGHYAFGQIMEHLARTLDAASGAAPPPAIPWYGKLFGRLVRSKVIHSQPRPGFKLPKQAQAYFWPEDDVTVEAGFQHLERAYNHFMSVQQFPPHPFFGNMSYDDHHQLQCRHFELHLGFVFPN
- the leuB gene encoding 3-isopropylmalate dehydrogenase, translated to MEAHFVLLPGDGIGPEIVSQAQRVLRTVADRWGHRFDYSTHLIGGIAIDQTGDPLPDSTVQACRASSGVLLGAVGGPKWDDPNAKTRPEAGLLRIRKELGLFANLRPITTYPELLDASPLKREIVEGTDILFFRELTGDIYFGPSSCQDLPDGGQRAISTMVYDTYEVERIFRLAANAARGRRQKLTMVDKANVLEASRLWRRVCARLAKEEYPDLQYDVVLVDAMAMHLISKPRNFDVVVTSNMFGDILTDEASMLPGSLGMLPSASIGSGGPGLYEPIHGSAPDIAGKGIANPLATILATAMMLRHSCGLESEAAGIESAVRSVLAAGHRTADIAPAGATCLGTTAITDRVIDALRVAS